The Terriglobia bacterium genome has a window encoding:
- the tssK gene encoding type VI secretion system baseplate subunit TssK, whose protein sequence is MTRDRKILWSEGMFLTPHHFQQWDDYQQHTIDFRIRSLAPFAWGLTELEVNREGLANGHFSIVRCGGIFPGGTIFSASESDGPALSRVLSHTLDPSIQTVDVHVALPAKRASFRNVSGGNEGDASSARYLKESIRVIDENTGENEREVDVARNNLRILLGGESLTDHDHLQVARLKQESGGSFVLDDTYIPACLHISCSSLLTHIVRRLLETLHSKSASLSESRGQRTAGLLEYGSSDLGTLWLLHTVNSFIPIIDHYHRVPRSHPELLFTSMAQLASALMTFSPSAHPKDLPRYDHSNLSATFLGLDKAIQELLKAAVPTGAVEIPLIRESESKFTAQIADDQLFVAAEVFLAAKADIPEHQLIEELPKQAKISSADKISSLLGLALPGVALVHRPVPPHPLRVKLGLQYFRLESRGDSESQKHWEEICKSRTLTLRIPGQRFPGLRLELWSIKE, encoded by the coding sequence ATGACCCGAGACAGAAAGATTCTCTGGAGTGAGGGGATGTTTCTCACCCCTCACCATTTTCAGCAGTGGGATGACTATCAGCAGCACACCATCGACTTTCGAATCAGATCGCTGGCCCCGTTTGCCTGGGGGCTTACCGAGCTGGAGGTCAATCGCGAAGGTCTCGCGAACGGCCATTTTTCGATCGTCCGGTGCGGCGGCATATTTCCGGGGGGCACGATCTTCAGCGCATCAGAGTCCGATGGGCCGGCCCTGTCCCGAGTGCTCAGCCATACTCTCGATCCCTCCATACAAACGGTGGACGTGCATGTAGCGCTTCCCGCAAAGCGCGCCTCGTTCCGCAATGTATCCGGCGGCAACGAAGGTGATGCCTCGTCCGCGCGCTATTTGAAAGAATCGATTCGCGTCATCGATGAGAATACCGGTGAAAATGAGCGGGAGGTGGATGTCGCCAGAAACAACCTGAGAATACTCCTCGGAGGCGAGTCTCTTACAGATCACGATCACCTCCAGGTTGCCAGGTTGAAACAGGAAAGCGGCGGATCGTTCGTTCTTGACGACACCTACATTCCGGCCTGCCTGCACATTTCTTGTTCCAGCCTGCTCACGCACATTGTGCGCCGGCTGCTCGAAACGCTGCATAGCAAGAGTGCATCGCTTTCTGAATCCCGGGGTCAGCGAACGGCCGGATTGCTGGAATACGGCAGCTCCGATTTGGGAACGCTGTGGCTTCTTCACACCGTCAATTCCTTCATACCGATAATCGATCATTACCATCGCGTGCCTCGATCGCATCCGGAGCTCCTCTTTACTTCGATGGCGCAGCTCGCGAGCGCATTGATGACGTTTTCTCCTTCGGCACACCCGAAGGATCTGCCGCGATATGATCACAGCAACCTTTCCGCGACCTTCCTGGGATTGGATAAGGCTATTCAGGAGCTTCTCAAGGCTGCCGTCCCAACCGGCGCGGTAGAGATCCCGCTAATACGGGAGAGCGAATCCAAGTTCACGGCACAAATTGCCGATGATCAATTGTTTGTCGCCGCAGAGGTGTTTCTCGCCGCGAAGGCTGATATTCCCGAACACCAGCTCATCGAAGAACTGCCCAAACAGGCGAAGATCAGCTCGGCCGACAAGATAAGTTCTTTACTCGGTCTGGCCCTTCCAGGCGTGGCTCTGGTGCACCGTCCTGTTCCCCCGCATCCGCTTCGCGTGAAACTCGGCCTGCAGTACTTTCGCCTGGAGAGCCGGGGGGACTCGGAAAGCCAGAAGCATTGGGAAGAGATCTGCAAGTCGCGGACGCTTACCCTTCGGATCCCGGGACAGAGATTTCCGGGTCTGAGGTTGGAACTTTGGTCGATCAAAGAATAG
- a CDS encoding transcriptional regulator, translating into MNDLDRVIHEPTRLRILMILSGVDAADFNFLLSALELTSGNLSSHLDRLEKSGYIEIRKSFQGKIPKTDCRLSKTGRAALANYWHTIDNIRSRPAVHEHKG; encoded by the coding sequence ATGAACGATCTGGACCGCGTTATTCACGAACCGACGCGTCTGCGCATCCTGATGATCCTCTCTGGAGTTGATGCGGCGGACTTTAATTTCTTGCTTTCCGCGCTTGAATTGACCAGCGGAAACCTCTCATCGCATCTCGACCGCTTGGAGAAGTCCGGCTACATCGAGATTCGCAAGAGCTTCCAGGGCAAGATCCCCAAGACGGATTGCCGCCTCTCGAAGACCGGGCGTGCCGCCCTGGCGAATTATTGGCACACCATCGATAACATTCGCTCGCGGCCTGCTGTGCACGAGCATAAGGGCTAG